From Chryseobacterium sp. IHB B 17019, one genomic window encodes:
- a CDS encoding sensor histidine kinase, which produces MDEDNLNEIKLTYIIITIVMTFFIGFIIFVVLMYNRKQLLYLKEKQLKEAEHQNQLLQKELEKQKSIEHERERISHDMHDDLGAGISALKLQAEFLKQKAEDGELKNDIDELLKTSEEMNLSMREMLWSLHSGNDTLGSFVDYSSIYAQSFLKKTKIKLSIETENVIPETIISTEQRRNLFLCLKEALNNAYKHSQADQLKLSFIQENENFIMNISDNGIGIDQKKPAGNGLRNMKRRMHEQNGQCEIATESGTHLLFRINL; this is translated from the coding sequence ATGGATGAAGATAATTTAAACGAAATAAAATTAACCTACATTATTATTACAATTGTGATGACGTTTTTTATTGGCTTCATCATTTTTGTTGTGCTCATGTACAATAGAAAACAACTGCTTTATTTAAAAGAAAAACAGCTCAAAGAAGCAGAACATCAAAATCAGCTTCTCCAAAAAGAGCTGGAAAAGCAAAAATCCATAGAACATGAGCGTGAAAGAATTTCCCACGATATGCATGATGACCTTGGAGCAGGAATTTCTGCATTAAAGCTTCAGGCAGAGTTTTTAAAACAAAAAGCTGAAGACGGAGAGTTGAAAAACGATATCGATGAACTTTTGAAAACCTCCGAAGAAATGAATCTCTCCATGAGGGAAATGCTTTGGAGTTTACATTCCGGGAATGATACGTTGGGAAGTTTTGTAGATTATTCCAGCATTTATGCACAGAGTTTTCTTAAAAAAACCAAAATCAAGCTTAGCATAGAAACTGAAAATGTAATTCCGGAAACTATAATCTCTACGGAACAAAGAAGAAATTTGTTTTTATGTTTAAAAGAAGCCTTAAATAATGCTTACAAACACAGTCAGGCAGATCAACTAAAACTTTCGTTTATACAGGAAAATGAAAACTTCATAATGAATATCTCTGACAACGGAATCGGGATTGATCAGAAGAAACCGGCCGGAAATGGGCTCAGAAATATGAAAAGGCGAATGCACGAACAAAACGGGCAATGTGAAATAGCAACCGAAAGCGGAACACATCTTCTTTTCAGGATAAATTTATAA
- a CDS encoding DNA-directed RNA polymerase subunit alpha, producing the protein MAILQFIKPDKVILLNSDEFRGQFEFRPLEPGFGLTIGNALRRVLLSSLEGYAISSIKIEGVEHEFSTIPGVIEDVTEIILNLKQVRLKATAENQSNEQVVAKVSGQTVITAGDLGKSVNGFEVLNPDLVICNLNSDVTFEITFNIEKGRGYVPSEQNKSNNAPVGTIAIDSIFTPIKKVQYSIENYRVEQKTDYEKLVLDIETDGSISPQNALTEASKILIYHFMLFSDERITLETEAVKASIQYDEETLHTRQLLKSKLADMDLSVRALNCLKAAEVETLGELVSYSKSDLMKFRNFGKKSLTELEELVHSKGLNFGFDVAKYKLDADK; encoded by the coding sequence ATGGCAATTTTACAATTCATAAAACCCGATAAAGTAATTTTACTTAACTCTGATGAATTTAGAGGTCAATTTGAATTCAGACCACTAGAACCAGGTTTCGGGCTTACAATCGGTAATGCTTTGAGAAGAGTGTTGCTTTCTTCTCTGGAAGGTTATGCTATTTCATCTATCAAAATAGAAGGTGTAGAGCACGAATTTTCAACTATTCCAGGAGTAATAGAAGATGTTACCGAAATTATTCTTAACCTTAAGCAGGTAAGACTAAAGGCCACGGCAGAAAACCAGTCTAATGAGCAGGTTGTTGCTAAGGTTTCGGGTCAAACGGTTATTACTGCTGGTGATTTAGGGAAGTCTGTCAACGGATTCGAGGTGCTAAACCCGGATTTGGTGATCTGCAACCTAAATAGTGATGTAACTTTCGAAATTACTTTCAATATAGAAAAAGGAAGAGGGTATGTTCCTTCTGAACAAAATAAGTCAAACAATGCACCTGTAGGTACTATTGCGATTGACTCTATTTTCACGCCAATTAAGAAAGTACAATACAGCATTGAAAATTATCGTGTAGAGCAAAAAACAGACTACGAAAAACTTGTATTAGATATTGAAACTGATGGTTCCATCAGTCCTCAAAATGCTTTAACAGAAGCTTCTAAGATATTAATTTATCACTTCATGTTGTTCTCTGATGAGAGAATCACTCTTGAAACTGAAGCTGTAAAAGCATCTATCCAATACGATGAAGAAACTCTTCATACAAGACAATTACTTAAGTCTAAATTAGCAGATATGGATCTTTCCGTAAGAGCCCTAAACTGTCTGAAAGCAGCTGAAGTAGAAACTCTTGGAGAATTGGTTTCTTACAGTAAGTCTGATTTGATGAAATTCAGAAATTTTGGTAAAAAATCTTTGACAGAACTAGAAGAATTAGTGCATTCAAAAGGTCTTAACTTCGGTTTCGACGTTGCAAAATATAAGTTAGACGCTGATAAATAA
- a CDS encoding glycoside hydrolase family 35 protein, with product MKKIIKNLLPVIFLLSFNFVFSQKGNFKIDNGNFLLNGKPFTIHSGEMHYPRIPSQYWKHRLQMMKAMGLNTVATYVFWNYHEESPGKWNFSGEKDLKKFIKTAQEVGLYVIVRPGPYVCAEWEFGGYPWWLQKDKSLEIRTDNMAFLEQCEKYISQLAKQIVPLQINNGGPIIMVQAENEFGSYVDQRKDISLAQHRKYSHKIKDMLLRHGISVPLFTSDATIYFEGGNIDGALPTANGESDIAVLKKAVNQYNKGKGPYMVAEYYPGWLDHWAEPFVKVTTEDVVKQAEIYVKNGISFNYYMIHGGTNFGFTSGANYDKNFDIQPDITSYDYDAPINEAGWATPKYNALRNIFQKINQNKPPDVPKPMKVITIPEVKFSKTNSLFDLINNRKPVVNNQPMTFEDLNIGNGYVLYRRKFDKTHKGKLEVKGLRDYANVYVNEQWIGELNRINKKYDLEIEIKAGDRLEILVENMGRINYGSEIVNNLKGIISPIKIDGNEVTGSWEMFPLTFNTFPQHDYKVKNIAVNTPVIQEAEFNLQETGDTFLDMREFGKGIVFVNGKNLGRYWKVGPQQTLYLPGVWLKKGKNVIQIFDQIKNNISIKSLDHPILDQIVK from the coding sequence ATGAAAAAAATTATTAAAAATTTATTACCTGTTATTTTTCTACTGTCTTTTAATTTTGTGTTTTCTCAAAAAGGAAATTTCAAAATTGATAATGGGAATTTTCTATTAAACGGCAAGCCATTCACCATTCATTCCGGTGAGATGCACTATCCCAGAATACCTTCACAATATTGGAAGCATCGTTTGCAAATGATGAAAGCAATGGGGCTGAATACTGTGGCCACTTATGTTTTCTGGAACTATCACGAAGAATCTCCTGGAAAATGGAACTTTTCGGGTGAGAAAGATTTGAAAAAATTTATAAAAACTGCTCAAGAGGTAGGCTTATATGTCATTGTGCGTCCGGGACCTTATGTTTGTGCAGAGTGGGAATTCGGTGGCTATCCGTGGTGGCTGCAGAAGGATAAAAGTTTAGAAATAAGAACTGATAACATGGCTTTTCTTGAGCAGTGTGAGAAGTATATAAGTCAGTTGGCAAAACAAATTGTCCCGCTACAGATTAATAATGGCGGACCAATCATTATGGTACAGGCAGAGAATGAATTTGGGTCTTATGTTGATCAAAGGAAAGATATTTCATTAGCACAGCACAGAAAATACAGCCACAAAATAAAAGATATGCTTTTACGTCACGGTATTTCTGTTCCTTTATTTACCTCAGATGCTACTATCTATTTCGAAGGGGGAAATATCGATGGAGCTTTACCCACGGCCAATGGGGAGAGTGATATTGCTGTTCTCAAAAAAGCAGTTAACCAATATAATAAAGGGAAAGGTCCCTATATGGTTGCCGAATATTACCCCGGATGGCTAGATCATTGGGCAGAACCTTTCGTAAAAGTAACGACGGAGGATGTGGTAAAGCAAGCTGAGATTTATGTTAAAAACGGAATTTCATTTAATTATTATATGATTCATGGGGGAACAAATTTTGGGTTCACAAGCGGGGCGAATTATGACAAAAATTTTGATATCCAACCGGATATTACAAGCTATGACTATGATGCACCGATTAACGAAGCAGGCTGGGCAACGCCAAAATATAATGCTTTAAGAAATATTTTTCAGAAAATTAATCAAAATAAACCTCCTGATGTTCCAAAACCAATGAAGGTTATCACCATTCCTGAGGTGAAATTTTCCAAAACAAATTCCTTATTTGATTTGATAAATAATAGAAAGCCGGTTGTCAATAATCAGCCCATGACTTTTGAGGATTTGAATATCGGAAACGGATATGTTTTATACAGGAGAAAATTCGATAAAACCCACAAAGGTAAGCTTGAAGTAAAAGGACTGAGAGATTACGCCAATGTCTATGTGAACGAGCAATGGATAGGTGAGCTTAACAGGATTAATAAAAAATACGACCTCGAAATTGAAATAAAAGCCGGCGACAGACTGGAAATTTTAGTGGAAAATATGGGAAGGATCAATTACGGTTCGGAGATCGTCAATAATTTAAAAGGAATTATCAGTCCTATAAAAATTGATGGAAATGAAGTTACTGGAAGCTGGGAAATGTTTCCTTTGACTTTTAATACTTTTCCTCAACATGATTATAAAGTAAAAAATATTGCTGTAAATACTCCCGTGATTCAGGAAGCAGAATTCAATCTTCAAGAAACCGGAGATACTTTTTTGGATATGAGGGAATTTGGAAAAGGAATCGTTTTTGTGAATGGCAAAAATTTGGGTAGATATTGGAAAGTAGGCCCACAACAGACCTTATATCTTCCTGGTGTATGGCTGAAAAAAGGGAAAAATGTGATACAGATTTTTGATCAGATTAAAAATAATATATCCATTAAAAGTCTCGATCATCCTATTTTAGATCAGATTGTCAAATGA
- the rpsE gene encoding 30S ribosomal protein S5: protein MLGLDNIERVKPGGLELKDRLVAVNRVTKVTKGGRAFGFSAIVVVGNEDGVIGYGLGKSKEVASAIAKAVEDAKKNLVKVPVMNHTIPHQTTARYGGADIFLRPASHGTGLIAGGAVRAVLESAGIHDILSKSKGSSNPHNVVKATFKALLDIRRPEEIARMRGVSLTKVFNG from the coding sequence ATGTTAGGACTAGATAATATAGAAAGAGTAAAACCGGGAGGATTAGAACTTAAAGATCGTCTCGTAGCTGTTAACAGAGTAACAAAAGTAACTAAAGGAGGTAGAGCTTTCGGATTCTCTGCTATCGTAGTTGTAGGTAACGAGGATGGAGTTATCGGTTACGGATTAGGAAAATCTAAAGAGGTTGCTTCTGCAATTGCTAAAGCAGTTGAAGACGCTAAGAAAAACCTTGTAAAAGTTCCTGTAATGAACCATACAATTCCTCACCAGACTACTGCAAGATACGGTGGTGCAGATATCTTCTTAAGACCTGCTTCTCACGGTACAGGGCTTATCGCCGGTGGTGCGGTAAGAGCAGTATTGGAGTCTGCTGGTATTCACGATATCCTTTCAAAATCTAAAGGATCTTCTAACCCTCACAACGTGGTAAAAGCTACTTTCAAAGCGTTATTGGATATCAGAAGACCTGAAGAGATCGCTAGAATGAGAGGAGTTTCTCTAACTAAAGTGTTTAACGGTTAA
- the rpsM gene encoding 30S ribosomal protein S13 — MARISGIDLPKNKRGVIGLTYIYGIGRSTSSEILKAAGISEDKKVNEWNDDELAAIRNYISENIKVEGELRSEVQLNIKRLMDIGCQRGIRHRLGLPLRGQRTKNNSRTRKGKRKTVANKKKASK; from the coding sequence ATGGCGAGAATTTCAGGTATTGATTTACCAAAAAACAAAAGAGGTGTTATCGGTTTAACTTACATCTACGGAATTGGAAGAAGTACTTCTTCAGAAATCCTTAAAGCTGCCGGTATCAGCGAAGACAAGAAAGTCAACGAATGGAATGACGATGAATTGGCTGCAATCAGAAATTATATCTCAGAAAACATCAAAGTAGAAGGAGAATTAAGATCTGAAGTGCAATTGAACATCAAGAGATTGATGGACATAGGATGCCAACGAGGAATACGTCACAGACTAGGATTACCTTTAAGAGGCCAGAGAACGAAAAACAACTCTAGAACCCGTAAAGGAAAGAGAAAAACAGTTGCTAACAAGAAAAAAGCAAGTAAATAA
- a CDS encoding YEATS-associated helix-containing protein: protein MKTEIYILLTIIVVCGIIGGLGSSLREVKTGGGKSVVRNIALGILASITVPLFLNLVSSDILKQVLEPSKNGVSHDLNYFIFSGFCIIAAYSSIQYLNLISSRVVQNLKEDYAVLKLENQKMKEELDRINVVQKTALVYDENTEIDSLKKSAIIKDDETQEVMKTIYNPEKKFTPLEKVLSNITSINNQEVEKKIEELKDNHLLKEIQLGDGTRAVALSEGAEDFILNGK, encoded by the coding sequence ATGAAAACAGAAATATACATTCTCCTGACGATTATTGTCGTTTGCGGAATCATTGGCGGACTTGGAAGCTCCCTGAGAGAAGTAAAAACCGGAGGCGGAAAATCTGTAGTAAGAAATATAGCACTGGGAATTTTAGCATCCATCACAGTTCCTCTTTTTCTGAATCTTGTTTCCAGTGATATACTGAAGCAGGTTTTAGAACCGTCAAAAAATGGAGTTTCTCATGACCTTAATTATTTCATCTTTTCAGGGTTTTGCATTATTGCTGCCTACTCGTCCATTCAATATCTTAATCTGATTTCGAGCAGGGTAGTTCAGAATTTAAAAGAAGATTATGCCGTTCTGAAACTGGAAAATCAGAAGATGAAGGAAGAGCTGGACAGGATCAATGTCGTTCAGAAAACCGCTTTGGTTTACGATGAAAATACAGAGATTGACAGCCTGAAAAAATCTGCTATCATTAAAGACGATGAAACCCAGGAAGTCATGAAAACCATCTACAATCCGGAAAAGAAATTCACGCCGCTGGAAAAAGTGCTGAGCAATATAACTTCCATCAACAATCAGGAAGTGGAAAAGAAAATTGAAGAGCTTAAAGACAATCATCTCCTTAAAGAAATCCAGCTTGGGGATGGCACAAGAGCCGTTGCATTATCCGAAGGGGCGGAAGATTTTATCCTAAACGGGAAATAA
- the rplQ gene encoding 50S ribosomal protein L17: MRHGKKFNHLGRTASHRSALLSNMACSLIEHKRINTTVAKAKALRVYVEPLLTKAKEDTTHNRRIVFSYLQSKEAVTELFRSVAPKIAERNGGYTRIIKTGFRPGDAADMALIELVDFNELYNPNAEEKKATRRSRRSTAAKTAVVAEAPKVEEKVEEPKAEAADSAEEKTEE, from the coding sequence ATGAGACACGGTAAAAAATTCAATCACTTAGGAAGAACGGCTTCTCACAGAAGTGCTTTACTTTCTAATATGGCTTGTTCTCTAATTGAGCATAAAAGAATCAACACTACTGTTGCTAAAGCAAAAGCTTTAAGAGTATATGTTGAACCTCTATTGACAAAGGCAAAAGAAGATACTACACACAATAGAAGAATTGTTTTTTCATATCTTCAAAGTAAAGAGGCGGTTACTGAGCTTTTCAGATCAGTAGCTCCTAAAATCGCTGAAAGAAACGGTGGTTACACAAGAATCATCAAAACAGGATTCAGACCAGGTGATGCTGCTGATATGGCTCTTATCGAGCTTGTTGATTTCAACGAACTTTACAATCCTAATGCCGAAGAGAAAAAAGCTACAAGAAGAAGCAGAAGATCAACAGCAGCTAAAACAGCTGTAGTTGCAGAAGCTCCTAAAGTAGAAGAAAAAGTAGAAGAGCCTAAGGCTGAAGCTGCTGATTCTGCTGAGGAAAAAACTGAGGAATAA
- the rplO gene encoding 50S ribosomal protein L15, which yields MNLNNIKPAAGSTFNSKRIGRGQGSGKGGTATKGHKGQKARAGYSQKIGFEGGQMPLQRRLPKFGFKNVNRKEFRAINLDDIQIMIDNKSISGDITKEVLVANGLATKNELVKIMGRGELKSAVSISADKFTKSAEEFIAKAGGKAITL from the coding sequence ATGAATTTAAATAATATAAAACCTGCTGCAGGTTCTACTTTCAATTCTAAAAGAATAGGTAGAGGACAAGGTAGCGGAAAAGGAGGTACTGCTACGAAAGGTCATAAAGGACAGAAAGCAAGAGCCGGATATTCTCAGAAGATCGGTTTTGAAGGAGGTCAGATGCCTTTACAAAGAAGATTACCGAAATTCGGATTCAAAAACGTAAACAGAAAAGAATTTAGAGCTATTAACCTGGATGATATTCAGATTATGATTGATAACAAATCTATCTCTGGAGACATCACCAAAGAAGTTTTGGTAGCAAACGGTTTAGCAACTAAAAACGAATTAGTGAAAATTATGGGTAGAGGAGAATTGAAATCTGCGGTTTCAATTTCAGCTGACAAATTCACTAAATCTGCTGAAGAGTTTATCGCTAAAGCAGGTGGAAAAGCAATTACCTTATAA
- the rpsK gene encoding 30S ribosomal protein S11 — MAKQSKVVKKRKVKVEAIGEAHIQASFNNIIISLTNKNGEVISWASAGKMGFRGSKKNTPFAAQMAAENCSNVAHEAGLRRVKVFVKGPGAGRESAIRSIHNSGIEVSEIIDVTPMPHNGCRPPKRRRV, encoded by the coding sequence ATGGCAAAACAAAGTAAAGTAGTTAAAAAAAGAAAAGTAAAAGTTGAAGCTATTGGTGAAGCGCATATTCAGGCTTCTTTCAATAACATCATCATTTCTTTAACAAATAAAAACGGAGAGGTTATCTCTTGGGCTTCTGCCGGTAAAATGGGTTTCAGAGGTTCTAAAAAGAATACTCCATTTGCTGCTCAAATGGCAGCTGAAAATTGCTCTAACGTAGCTCATGAAGCTGGATTAAGAAGAGTAAAGGTGTTTGTGAAAGGTCCGGGTGCAGGTAGAGAATCTGCAATCAGATCCATCCACAATTCAGGAATTGAAGTTAGCGAAATCATTGATGTGACTCCTATGCCGCACAATGGATGTAGACCACCAAAAAGAAGAAGAGTTTAA
- the rplR gene encoding 50S ribosomal protein L18, protein MALSKLEKRIRIKRRVRGKISGSSELPRLSVYKSNKEIYAQLIDDNSGKTLVSASSREKGVDANGTKTEISAAVGKAIAAKAKAAGIENIVFDRNGFVYHGRVKALADGAREGGLKF, encoded by the coding sequence ATGGCATTAAGTAAATTAGAAAAAAGAATAAGAATAAAAAGAAGAGTAAGAGGAAAAATCTCTGGATCTTCTGAATTGCCAAGATTATCTGTATATAAAAGTAATAAGGAAATTTACGCTCAGTTAATCGACGACAACAGTGGGAAAACTTTAGTATCTGCTTCTTCAAGAGAGAAAGGCGTTGATGCTAACGGAACTAAAACTGAAATTTCTGCTGCGGTAGGTAAAGCTATTGCTGCTAAAGCTAAAGCTGCAGGAATCGAAAATATAGTGTTTGATAGAAACGGATTCGTATATCACGGAAGAGTGAAAGCTCTTGCTGACGGTGCGAGAGAAGGTGGACTTAAATTCTAA
- the rpmJ gene encoding 50S ribosomal protein L36: MKVRASIKKRSADCKIVRRKGVLFVINKKNPKFKQRQG, translated from the coding sequence ATGAAAGTAAGAGCATCAATTAAAAAAAGAAGTGCTGATTGCAAAATCGTACGCAGAAAAGGTGTACTGTTCGTAATCAACAAGAAAAACCCAAAATTTAAACAAAGACAAGGCTAA
- the rpsD gene encoding 30S ribosomal protein S4 codes for MARYIGPKTKIARKFGAAIYGDDKNFEKRKNQPPGQHGPNKRRGAKKSEYAVQLMEKQKAKYTYGILERQFANLFEKAHRSKGVTGEVLLQLCESRLDNVVYRLGFAKTRSAARQLVSHRHITVNGELVNIPSYLLKAGDVIAVREKSKSLEVVTDALASKANYEWLQFNDEKKEGTFVSAPERIQIPEDIKEQLIVELYSK; via the coding sequence ATGGCAAGATATATTGGACCTAAGACTAAGATTGCTAGAAAGTTTGGTGCTGCAATCTACGGAGATGACAAAAACTTCGAGAAAAGAAAAAACCAACCGCCAGGACAACACGGTCCTAATAAAAGAAGAGGTGCTAAAAAATCAGAATACGCAGTTCAGCTAATGGAAAAGCAAAAAGCTAAATATACTTATGGTATTTTAGAAAGACAATTTGCTAACCTATTCGAAAAAGCACACAGAAGTAAAGGTGTAACAGGTGAAGTTCTATTACAACTTTGCGAATCTAGATTGGATAATGTAGTATACAGATTAGGTTTTGCTAAAACAAGATCTGCTGCTAGACAATTGGTTTCTCACAGACACATCACTGTGAACGGAGAACTGGTGAACATTCCATCTTATTTGCTTAAAGCTGGTGATGTAATCGCTGTAAGAGAAAAATCTAAGTCTCTTGAAGTTGTTACTGATGCATTAGCTTCTAAAGCAAATTATGAGTGGTTACAATTCAACGATGAGAAGAAAGAAGGTACTTTCGTTTCTGCACCTGAGAGAATCCAAATCCCGGAAGACATCAAGGAACAGCTTATCGTCGAACTTTACTCTAAATAA
- the infA gene encoding translation initiation factor IF-1, which yields MAKQKHIEQDGVITEALSNAQFRVELENGHVLIAHISGKMRMHYIKLLPGDKVKLEMSPYDLSKGRITFRY from the coding sequence ATGGCAAAACAAAAACATATTGAACAAGACGGCGTTATAACGGAAGCACTTTCGAACGCTCAGTTCCGTGTAGAGCTGGAAAATGGGCATGTTCTTATTGCTCACATCTCCGGTAAAATGCGAATGCACTATATTAAACTATTACCTGGTGATAAGGTAAAATTAGAAATGTCTCCCTACGATCTGTCGAAGGGGAGAATCACATTTAGATATTAA
- a CDS encoding response regulator transcription factor, translated as MSISIAIVEDEKNYNNALKKIIDYQSDMKVVAQFFDGNEALKNLSDISPDVVMMDIQLQDMLGIEIIEKLKKEMPKTQFIMCTSFEDDEKIFNSLKAGATGYLIKGESMDKILSSIRDVYNGGAPMSFSIARKVLGHFERKLPETNGLDELTDREKEVLNLLSEGLLYKEIGDKIFISIDTVKKHVGNIYRKLQVNNKVEAINKLNHFKN; from the coding sequence ATGAGCATTTCCATAGCCATAGTAGAAGACGAAAAAAACTACAACAACGCGTTGAAGAAAATTATCGATTATCAAAGCGACATGAAAGTTGTTGCTCAATTTTTTGATGGGAATGAAGCTTTGAAAAATCTTTCTGACATTTCTCCGGATGTAGTAATGATGGATATTCAGCTGCAGGATATGCTGGGAATAGAGATCATCGAAAAGCTGAAAAAGGAAATGCCAAAAACACAATTTATCATGTGTACAAGCTTTGAAGACGACGAAAAGATCTTCAATTCACTCAAAGCGGGAGCTACAGGCTATCTTATAAAAGGCGAAAGTATGGATAAAATTCTTTCTTCCATTCGGGATGTCTATAATGGCGGTGCACCGATGAGCTTTTCTATTGCCAGAAAAGTTCTGGGGCATTTTGAAAGAAAATTGCCGGAAACAAATGGCTTGGATGAACTCACAGACCGCGAAAAAGAAGTTCTGAATCTTTTATCAGAAGGTCTTCTCTACAAGGAAATCGGTGATAAAATATTCATCAGTATCGACACTGTTAAAAAGCATGTCGGAAATATCTACAGAAAGCTTCAGGTAAATAATAAAGTTGAAGCCATCAATAAACTTAACCATTTTAAAAACTAA
- the secY gene encoding preprotein translocase subunit SecY — protein sequence MKEFIQTLKNIWSLKELRDKIIFTLGIILVYRFASYISLPAINLAEVGDLLEHYKNQGGNKQGAGLLGLLSSFTGGAFSHASVMALGIMPYISASIIVQLMGMAIPYLQKLQKDGESGRNTLNQITRWLTIGVCLVQAPSYLTSITQLFLPYAQFQSAYFVEPNSIMFWLPSIVILVAGSVFAMWLGEKITDKGIGNGISILIMVGILSRLPEAFVQEMAVQNGKGGMGSIMILIEVLFWMVVVLLAVILSVAVRKIPIQYVSRAQARGGVNKNLMQGARQWIPLKVNAAGVMPIIFAQALMFVPGLLTKVDESNTFLAGFKNVFSWQYNVLFALLIIIFSFFYTAITIPVNQMADDLKRNGGLVPKVRPGKETADYLDDILSKITLPGAIFLSIFAVLPAIVHGSFVQTDAFALFFGGTSLLIMVGVILDTVQQINTYLLNHHYDGLMQSKLSRTTGY from the coding sequence ATGAAAGAATTTATACAAACATTAAAAAATATTTGGAGTCTTAAAGAACTTAGAGATAAAATTATCTTTACTTTAGGTATCATCCTTGTGTATAGATTCGCATCTTATATCTCTCTGCCTGCAATTAACCTTGCAGAAGTGGGAGATCTCTTAGAGCATTATAAAAATCAAGGCGGAAACAAGCAAGGAGCAGGTCTTCTTGGCTTGCTTTCGTCATTTACGGGAGGAGCTTTCAGCCACGCTTCCGTAATGGCGTTAGGAATTATGCCTTATATTTCTGCTTCTATTATTGTTCAGTTGATGGGGATGGCTATTCCTTATCTTCAGAAGCTTCAGAAAGATGGAGAGTCAGGTAGAAATACATTGAACCAAATTACAAGATGGTTAACTATCGGAGTTTGTTTAGTACAGGCACCTTCTTATTTAACTTCTATTACTCAATTATTCTTACCATATGCTCAGTTCCAGTCTGCATATTTTGTAGAGCCAAATTCTATCATGTTCTGGTTACCAAGTATTGTTATCTTGGTGGCAGGTTCAGTATTCGCAATGTGGTTAGGTGAGAAAATCACCGACAAAGGTATCGGAAACGGTATTTCCATCCTTATTATGGTGGGAATTCTTTCAAGATTACCAGAAGCATTCGTACAGGAAATGGCAGTGCAGAACGGAAAAGGAGGAATGGGATCTATCATGATCCTTATTGAAGTATTGTTCTGGATGGTTGTAGTTCTTCTAGCAGTGATTCTATCGGTCGCTGTAAGAAAAATTCCAATTCAATATGTAAGCAGAGCTCAAGCAAGAGGAGGTGTAAACAAGAATCTTATGCAGGGCGCAAGACAGTGGATTCCTTTAAAAGTTAATGCAGCCGGTGTAATGCCGATCATTTTTGCTCAGGCACTAATGTTCGTACCTGGTTTATTAACGAAAGTAGACGAATCCAACACTTTTCTTGCAGGTTTCAAGAATGTTTTTAGCTGGCAATACAACGTATTGTTCGCGCTACTAATTATTATTTTCTCATTCTTCTATACTGCGATCACGATTCCGGTAAACCAAATGGCTGATGATTTGAAGAGAAATGGAGGTTTGGTGCCGAAGGTAAGACCCGGAAAAGAGACCGCTGATTATTTAGATGATATTTTATCAAAAATTACCTTGCCTGGTGCAATATTTTTATCTATCTTTGCAGTCCTTCCGGCAATTGTACACGGAAGCTTTGTTCAGACAGATGCGTTCGCCCTATTTTTCGGGGGAACATCATTATTGATTATGGTTGGAGTAATTTTAGATACTGTTCAACAGATTAATACATATCTGCTGAACCATCACTATGATGGCTTAATGCAGTCTAAATTATCAAGAACGACTGGATATTAA
- the rpmD gene encoding 50S ribosomal protein L30 has product MATIKVKQVRSAIGRTKTQKRTLEALGFKKLHQVVEHEATPSILGMIAAVSHLLEVQK; this is encoded by the coding sequence ATGGCAACAATCAAAGTAAAGCAAGTAAGAAGCGCTATTGGTAGAACAAAAACCCAAAAGAGAACGCTTGAAGCATTAGGATTTAAGAAACTTCACCAAGTTGTAGAACACGAAGCTACTCCTTCTATCTTAGGAATGATAGCTGCAGTTAGTCATTTACTTGAAGTTCAAAAATAA